Part of the Novosphingobium sp. KA1 genome is shown below.
GCGTACCTCGACGTCGAGTTGTCGCGCGCAACTGAATTTCTGCCGACTTTCACGAAAATGGCGGGTGGAGCGATTTTCGACGATCTAGTGAGGCGGCGTGAGTCCAGTGTAGTATTCAGCCAACCTAGAATCGTTGAGTATCACCTCGAATTAGATGACGTCGTCGAAAAGCTATACGGACGATTTGTAAAGCGAGACGTTGTTGTGTCCTCGCGTGAGGAACTTCTTGTAAAGGATATCCGTCGTGAGCTTAGGCGTGCTGGAATAAATTATTTTCATTCGATAAGGTTGAATGATGATGTTGTTCCCGTGAACTTTCCCTTGGCCTTTGACAAAGGGAAGGAGCTGCGCGCTATCAAGCCGCTCGCATTCTCTCAAAAATCGCCTTTGGCCGTCCTCGACCATGGCGCTCATTGGAGGAAGAGGCTTGGCATCCTGATCGACCGTCAGCGTATCATGCCGGGGAACGTGCTAATCGCAGTTGAGCCTCCGCCGCCTAACTCTGATCACTCCATGATGGACGCATTCGAGTTTGCGCGGAGTGAGTTGGAGCTTCTGCCGTTTGAGGTTGTAAGTGCTTGTTCAGGACAGTTTTTGAACGATGAAGTGATCAAATTCGCCAAACAGTCTGTCTCGAATGATCCGATCTTCCAATAGGTAGTTACGGCCGTAGGTGTCGATGATCGTAGATGGATCGCCGACCCCTGCGGACCCGGTATATGGTATGGTCTATGGTTCAGGCCCGCTTGTTTGTTCGTAAAATTCTTAATTTACAAATGTTTATGGGAAAAATGTAGGGGCCTCCCGCTCCGCCAGTCTTTCCGGTCCGTCCGGATTTTCAGACACATCATCAGCCGGATTGGCCCGGCTCCCGCCGCGTGCTAGCCGGAGCCATGCTGACGATCAGGCAGATCGAGATTTTTCGCGCCGTCATGATCACCAAGACGGTGAGCGGGGCGGCGCG
Proteins encoded:
- a CDS encoding DUF3037 domain-containing protein; translated protein: MNAVFKYSVIRFRPFAETEEFANIGVVVTRLNDGLLAYKLAPRRFPRVKHFFDQIAYEAYDEVIAYLDVELSRATEFLPTFTKMAGGAIFDDLVRRRESSVVFSQPRIVEYHLELDDVVEKLYGRFVKRDVVVSSREELLVKDIRRELRRAGINYFHSIRLNDDVVPVNFPLAFDKGKELRAIKPLAFSQKSPLAVLDHGAHWRKRLGILIDRQRIMPGNVLIAVEPPPPNSDHSMMDAFEFARSELELLPFEVVSACSGQFLNDEVIKFAKQSVSNDPIFQ